Below is a genomic region from Nocardioides panacis.
GATGGTGTACGGCGCCGGGGCGGTCGGCGGGGTGCTCGGCGGACTGCTGCACGAGGCCGGCCGCGACGTGGTGCTGGTGGCGCGCGGCCCGCACCTCGACGCACTGCGCCGCGACGGGCTGACCCTGGCGTCCCCCGAGGGCACCCGCTCGATCGACGTACCCGCCGCCGGGGACGCGCGCGAGGCCCTCGGCGCGGACGGACCGGTCACCGTGCTGCTGGCGGTCAAGAGCCACCAGACGCAGGCCGCCGTCGAGGACCTGACCTCGGTGCTGCCCGCCTCCACCCCGGTGGTGTCGCTGCAGAACGGCGTGGCCAACGAGCCGTGGCTGCTGCGGTTCTTCGCCGACGTCCAGGGCGTCTGCGTGATGATGCCGACCGGCCACCTCGAGCCCGGGGTCGTCGAGCAGCACTCGGCGCCGGTCCCGGGCATCCTCGACGTCGGTCGCTACCCGGGCGGCACGGACGCCACCAGCCGGGCCGTGGCTGCAGCCTTCCGGGACGCCGGGTTCGTCTCGGAGCCCCGACCGGACGTGATGGCCTGGAAGCACCGCAAGCTGATGATGAACCTCGGCAACGCGGTCCAGGCCTGCTGCGCCCCCGGCCCGGCCGCCGACGACCTGGCCGGGCGGGCGGTGGCCGAGGGCGAGGCCGCCCTGGCTGCGGCCGGGATCCCCGTGGTCGGCGTCGCGCAGGACCGCGAGCGCCGCGGCGACCTCCTCCGGGTCGCCCCGGTCGCCGGTCGCGAGCGCGCCGGCGGGTCGTCCTGGCAGAGCCTGCGGCGCGGCACGGGGAGCATCGAGACCGACTACCTCAACGGCGAGGTGGTCCGGCTCGGTCGGCTGCACGGCGTGCCCACCCCGGCCAACGCGCTGCTCCAGGCCACCGCCCGGCGGCTGGCCGCCACGGGCGGCGTGCC
It encodes:
- a CDS encoding ketopantoate reductase family protein codes for the protein MRWMVYGAGAVGGVLGGLLHEAGRDVVLVARGPHLDALRRDGLTLASPEGTRSIDVPAAGDAREALGADGPVTVLLAVKSHQTQAAVEDLTSVLPASTPVVSLQNGVANEPWLLRFFADVQGVCVMMPTGHLEPGVVEQHSAPVPGILDVGRYPGGTDATSRAVAAAFRDAGFVSEPRPDVMAWKHRKLMMNLGNAVQACCAPGPAADDLAGRAVAEGEAALAAAGIPVVGVAQDRERRGDLLRVAPVAGRERAGGSSWQSLRRGTGSIETDYLNGEVVRLGRLHGVPTPANALLQATARRLAATGGVPGSVPAADLLARLG